From the Lathyrus oleraceus cultivar Zhongwan6 chromosome 4, CAAS_Psat_ZW6_1.0, whole genome shotgun sequence genome, one window contains:
- the LOC127074029 gene encoding 26S proteasome non-ATPase regulatory subunit 6 homolog → MASSEGEESQQPQLVLADKLFLLKQPDVQDIDKVGFKEDVFTFVKDHDMVPLYETLVADSVLDMDRALLDSMRAKIDDELKKLDEKIADAEENLGESEVREAHLAKSLFFIRIGDKEKALEHLKITETKTVAVGQKMDLVFYTLQLGFFDMDFDLISKSIDKAKSLFEEGGDWERKNRLKVYEGLYCMSTRNFEKAATLFLDSISTFTTYELFPYDTFIFYTVLTSIITLDRVSLKQKVVDAPEILTVIGKIPHLSEFLNSLYDCQYKSFFSAFAGLTEQIKLDRYLHSHFRYYMREIRVVIYSQFLESYKSVTIEAMAKAFGVSVDFIDVELSRFIAAGKLHCKIDKVAGVLETNRPDAKNALYQATIKQGDFLLNRIQKLSRVIDL, encoded by the exons ATGGCATCATCGGAAGGAGAAGAGTCTCAGCAGCCACAACTTGTCCTCGCCGACAAGCTTTTCCTCCTCAAACAACCCGATGTTCAAGACATTGACAAAGTTGGATTCAAGGAGGATGTCTTCACATTCGTCAAGGATCATG ATATGGTCCCTTTATACGAAACCCTAGTCGCCGATTCTGTTTTGGATATGGATCGTGCCCTTTTGGACTCTATGCGTGCTAAAATTGACGATGAGCTTAAGAAGCTTGACGAAAA GATTGCCGATGCCGAGGAAAACTTAGGTGAGAGTGAAGTCCGCGAGGCTCACTTGGCAAAATCCTTGTTTTTCATCCGGATTGGGGACAAG GAGAAAGCCCTGGAACATCTCAAGATAACAGAAACCAAGACTGTTGCAGTGGGGCAGAAGATGGACTTGGTGTTTTACACGCTGCAGCTTGGTTTCTTTGACATGGATTTTGATCTAATTTCCAAAAGTATTGACAAAGCTAAAAG CTTGTTTGAAGAAGGTGGTGATTGGGAAAGGAAGAACCGGCTGAAAGTGTATGAAGGCCTCTACTGCATGTCCACTAGAAATTTTGAGAAGGCTGCAACATTGTTTTTGGATTCTATCTCAACCTTTACAACCTATGAACTTTTTCCATATGACACCTTTATATTTTACACCGTTTTGACAAGCATCATAACACTGGATAGAGTTTCCTTAAAGCAAAAG GTAGTGGATGCTCCTGAGATCTTGACAGTGATTGGCAAAATCCCACATCTGTCAGAGTTTTTGAACTCCCTATATGATTGTCAATACAAGTCTTTCTTCTCAGCATTTG CTGGTTTGACGGAGCAAATTAAGTTGGATCGCTATTTGCATTCACACTTCAGGTATTACATGAGAGAGATCAGAGTTGTTATATATTCCCAGTTTTTGGAATCTTACAAGAGTGTGACAATTGAGGCCATGGCAAAAGCATTTGGAGTATCCGTGGATTTCATTGATGT GGAGCTATCACGTTTTATCGCAGCTGGGAAACTTCATTGCAAGATCGATAAGGTTGCAGGCGTTCTTGAAACCAACCGCCCTGATGCCAAGAATGCTCTTTACCAGGCAACTATTAAGCAAGGGGACTTCTTGTTGAACAGGATCCAGAAATTGTCGCGTGTGATTGATCTTTAG